A region from the Clostridium beijerinckii genome encodes:
- a CDS encoding DNA topoisomerase III, producing MSKTLVLAEKPSVGRDLAKVLKCNQNKGAYIEGPNYIVTWALGHLVTLLDPEGYGDKYKKWSMETLPMLPKAMKLTVIQKTGKQFNEVKKQMLRSDVSDLVIATDAGREGELVARWIIEKVGFKKPIKRLWISSQTDKAILDGFRNLKPGAAYENLYKAAQARAEADWIIGLNVTRALTCKYNAQLSAGRVQSPTVAMIAQREDEIKNFKPKDYYTIIGNTNHFSLEWINRDNTNRTFDENLAKKIVGAIRGKDGEVIEITETNKKQYAPSLYDLTELQRDCNRIFGYSAKQTLSIMQRLYENYKVLTYPRTDSRYITKDIVPTIKDRLKAISVSNYAKSATEILKGNIVANKSFVDDSKVSDHHAIIPTEQRVSLGILSSEERNVYDLVIKRFLSVLLPPFEFIQTGIKVKIGDEIFRAKGKVITSKGWKMVYDRVDDLEETSEEGGLKEQVLPKLNKGAKIKVNNVEIKNHKTKPPARFTEGTLLSAMENPQKYITIDKESAKTLGETGGLGTVATRADIIEKLFNSFVIEKRGKELVPTSKGKQLMELVPKDLKSPLLTARWEKELDDISKGKTDVHDFIGRMRNYATALVQDVKFSTDKYTHDNLTGKKCPECGKYMLEVKGKNGVMNVCQDRECGHRESVSRVTNARCPECKKKLELRGHGEGAIYVCPGTNCNFREKAAQFQKRFDGKGKVDKREVNNYMNKMKKEAENFNDNPFAALLGGMKFDDK from the coding sequence ATGAGTAAAACTCTTGTATTGGCCGAAAAACCAAGTGTTGGTAGAGACTTGGCTAAGGTTTTAAAATGTAATCAAAATAAAGGTGCATATATAGAAGGACCTAATTATATAGTAACTTGGGCATTAGGGCATTTAGTGACATTACTTGATCCAGAAGGTTATGGAGATAAATATAAGAAATGGAGCATGGAAACACTTCCAATGCTGCCAAAGGCTATGAAACTTACAGTTATACAAAAGACAGGTAAGCAATTTAATGAAGTAAAGAAACAAATGTTAAGATCTGATGTAAGTGATTTAGTTATTGCAACAGATGCGGGACGTGAAGGAGAATTAGTTGCAAGATGGATAATTGAAAAAGTTGGATTTAAAAAACCAATAAAAAGACTTTGGATATCATCACAAACTGACAAAGCGATCTTAGATGGATTTAGAAATCTAAAACCAGGTGCAGCATATGAAAATTTATATAAAGCAGCACAAGCAAGAGCTGAAGCAGATTGGATTATTGGACTTAATGTAACAAGAGCTTTAACATGCAAGTACAATGCTCAATTATCAGCAGGGAGAGTTCAATCTCCAACTGTGGCTATGATAGCTCAAAGAGAAGACGAAATTAAAAATTTTAAACCTAAGGACTATTACACAATTATAGGAAATACGAATCATTTTTCGTTGGAATGGATTAATAGAGATAATACTAATAGAACATTCGATGAAAATTTAGCTAAAAAAATCGTTGGAGCAATTAGAGGTAAAGACGGAGAAGTTATTGAAATTACAGAGACAAACAAAAAACAATATGCACCATCTCTTTATGATTTAACAGAACTTCAAAGAGATTGTAATAGGATTTTTGGATATTCAGCTAAACAAACATTGTCTATAATGCAAAGACTTTATGAAAACTACAAAGTTTTAACATATCCTAGAACAGATTCAAGATATATAACAAAGGATATAGTTCCTACTATAAAAGATAGATTAAAGGCAATTTCTGTTTCTAACTATGCAAAAAGTGCAACTGAAATATTAAAGGGAAACATTGTTGCAAATAAAAGCTTTGTAGATGACAGTAAGGTTTCAGATCACCATGCTATTATTCCAACAGAACAAAGAGTTAGTCTTGGAATTTTAAGCTCAGAGGAAAGAAATGTTTATGATTTAGTAATAAAGAGATTTTTAAGTGTTTTACTTCCACCATTCGAGTTTATTCAAACAGGAATTAAGGTGAAAATAGGCGATGAAATTTTTAGAGCTAAAGGTAAAGTTATAACATCTAAAGGCTGGAAGATGGTTTATGACAGAGTAGATGATCTTGAAGAAACTAGTGAAGAAGGCGGTTTAAAAGAACAGGTATTACCAAAGCTCAATAAAGGGGCTAAGATTAAAGTTAATAATGTTGAAATCAAAAACCATAAGACTAAACCACCAGCAAGATTTACGGAAGGTACTCTATTATCTGCTATGGAAAATCCACAAAAGTATATTACTATTGATAAGGAATCAGCTAAAACTTTAGGCGAAACAGGTGGTCTTGGAACTGTTGCAACAAGAGCTGATATTATAGAAAAATTATTTAATTCTTTTGTAATAGAAAAGAGAGGAAAGGAACTAGTTCCAACTTCTAAAGGAAAACAACTTATGGAACTTGTACCAAAGGATTTAAAATCACCACTTTTAACTGCTAGATGGGAAAAAGAGCTTGATGATATAAGTAAAGGAAAAACAGATGTTCATGATTTTATAGGAAGAATGAGAAATTATGCAACAGCTCTAGTTCAAGATGTTAAATTTAGTACAGATAAATATACTCATGATAACTTAACAGGTAAAAAATGCCCAGAGTGTGGTAAATACATGTTAGAAGTTAAAGGCAAAAATGGCGTAATGAACGTCTGCCAAGATAGAGAATGTGGCCATAGGGAAAGTGTGTCAAGAGTGACTAATGCAAGATGCCCTGAATGCAAGAAGAAGCTAGAACTAAGAGGGCATGGAGAAGGTGCAATCTACGTTTGTCCAGGAACTAACTGCAACTTTAGAGAAAAAGCCGCTCAATTCCAAAAGAGATTTGATGGAAAAGGAAAAGTTGACAAAAGAGAAGTAAATAATTATATGAACAAAATGAAAAAGGAAGCAGAGAACTTTAATGATAATCCATTTGCTGCCCTTTTAGGTGGAATGAAATTTGATGATAAATAA